One stretch of Streptomyces agglomeratus DNA includes these proteins:
- a CDS encoding FecCD family ABC transporter permease codes for MTVTSPSRTRTGKRPLTRTSRTVRTRGGLSFRIEPRALLASLLLVAAALAMGVVLIGSGDFPMSPADVVRTLLGNGTASQEFIVTELRVPRVVVALLVGAALGASGAVFQSISRNPLGSPDVIGFGQGATAGALTVIVLFKGNAVAVTGGALVGCLLTGAAVYFLAWKRGVHGFRLVLVGIGAAAMLTALNHYLITKASIVDATRATVWMTGSLDGRGWEQAWPLLGMCVVLIPLVLGHGRSLRMMEMGDDAAYALGVSVERVRLVLMLSAVLLIAVATAAAGPIAFVALSAPQLARRLTRSPGANLAASVCMGATLLVFADWIAQQGLSDTQLPVGVVTGVLGGCYLLWLLVTERKAGRI; via the coding sequence GTGACTGTTACCTCTCCCTCGCGGACACGGACCGGGAAGCGGCCCCTGACGCGGACCTCGCGCACGGTGCGCACCCGCGGCGGGCTCTCCTTCCGGATCGAGCCCCGGGCCCTCCTCGCCTCGCTGCTGCTCGTCGCCGCGGCGCTGGCCATGGGTGTGGTGCTCATCGGCAGTGGTGACTTCCCGATGTCGCCGGCCGATGTCGTACGTACGCTCCTCGGCAACGGCACCGCGTCGCAGGAATTCATCGTCACCGAGCTGCGCGTGCCGAGGGTCGTCGTCGCGCTGCTCGTCGGTGCGGCGCTCGGGGCGTCCGGCGCGGTCTTCCAGTCCATCTCCCGCAATCCGCTGGGCAGTCCGGACGTGATCGGTTTCGGGCAGGGCGCGACGGCCGGCGCGCTGACCGTGATCGTGCTGTTCAAGGGCAACGCTGTAGCGGTGACCGGTGGCGCGCTCGTCGGCTGTCTGCTGACGGGAGCCGCCGTCTACTTCCTCGCCTGGAAGCGGGGTGTGCACGGCTTCCGGCTGGTACTCGTCGGCATCGGCGCGGCCGCCATGCTGACGGCGCTCAACCACTACCTGATCACCAAGGCCAGCATCGTCGACGCGACCCGGGCCACGGTGTGGATGACGGGCTCGCTCGACGGGCGGGGCTGGGAGCAGGCGTGGCCGCTGCTCGGCATGTGCGTCGTACTGATTCCGCTGGTGCTGGGCCACGGGCGGTCGCTGCGGATGATGGAGATGGGCGACGACGCGGCGTACGCCCTCGGGGTGAGCGTCGAACGCGTCCGGCTGGTGCTGATGCTGTCCGCCGTGCTGCTCATCGCGGTGGCCACGGCCGCCGCCGGACCCATCGCCTTCGTCGCGCTGAGCGCGCCGCAGCTCGCCCGCAGGCTGACGCGCTCGCCGGGCGCGAACCTCGCGGCGTCGGTGTGCATGGGTGCCACGCTGCTGGTGTTCGCCGACTGGATCGCACAGCAGGGTCTGAGCGACACGCAGTTGCCGGTGGGTGTGGTGACGGGCGTACTGGGCGGCTGCTACCTGCTGTGGCTGCTGGTGACGGAGCGCAAGGCGGGACGTATATGA